TCCCCAGGCGGCGCCATGGGCCGGAGGACATCGCCATGGGCCAGGAGCTGGCGCACCGCGTGACGGCCACGCTGGAGCGCTCGCAGCTCTTCCAGGACTCACAGCGGGCCGTGCGGCTGCGCGACGAGTTCCTCGCGGTGGCCTCGCACGAGCTGAAGACGCCGCTGACGCCCCTGCGGCTGCAACTGCAGGGATTGCGGCGGGTGGTGGAGACGCGGGCGGGGCAACCCGTGGCGCCCGAGCGCGTCCTCCGGGCCGTCCAGGGCTGCGAGGCCCAGGTGCGCAATCTGGCGGGGCTGGTGAATGACTTGTTGGACGTGTCGAGGCTGGCGCAGGGCCGGCTCCCGCTGCACCTGGAGGAGGTGGACCTGGTGGCCGTCACGCGGGACGTCCTGGAGCAGTTCTCCTCCGAGGCCACGCGCGCGGGTTGCCGGGTGGAGCTCGCGGCCGGAGCGCCGGTGGTGGGCCTGTGGGACCGGCTGCGGCTGGAGCAGGTGGTGACGAACCTGCTGACCAACGCCCTCAAGTACGGAGCGGGCCGGCCCATCCTCCTGCGCGTCTGGTCGGAGGAGGGAAGGGCGAGGCTGGGCGTGCGCGACGAGGGCATCGGCATCGCGCCGGAGCACCGCGGCCGCATCTTCGGCAAGTTCGAGCGCGCCGTGTCCGAGCGCCACTACGGCGGGCTGGGCCTGGGGCTCCACATCACGCGGCAGATCGTCCAGGCGTTCGGGGGCACCATCCGCGTGGAGAGCGAGCTGGGCCAGGGCTCCACCTTCACCGTGGAGCTGCCGCTCGGCGCCGAGGCCGCGCGGGGAGCGGGGCTCGATGGCATCCGGTAGGACAGGCCGCGGGGCCTCTTCGCGGACCTGGTGGGAGCGGATGCGGAGGGCGTGGCGCTGGTGCCGCCGCACCTCTACAACACGGCGGCGGACGTGGACCGGCTGTTGGAGGAGCTCACCCCGCTCGTGTGAGCGTGGCCAGCACGCCGTTGCGAGGACGGTGGGTGGAGCCGGACATGGGGACGAGCCGGTAGTCCGGTGCCAGGCGCAGCTCGTAGCGCGGCAGCAGCGTGGCGAGGGCGACCGTGAGGAGCGTCAGCGTGTAGCCGTTGCCGACGCACTGCCGCTGGCCCGCGCCGAAGGGCAGGTAGGCGTAGCGGTGCCGGCCCTCCTTCTGTCCGGGGAGGAAGCGCTCGGGGAGGAAGCGCTCGGGCTCCTTCCAGAAGTCGGGATGGCGGTGCAGGAGGTAGGGGGAGACCACCATCAGGGTCCTCGGCTGGACGGTCCAACCGGCGAGCTGATCCTCCCGCTCCGCCCGGCGCACGAGCTGCCACGCGGGAGGGTGGACGCGGAGGGTCTCGTCCACCACCGCGCGCGTGTACGGCAGGTTCTGGAGGCTCTCGAAGGTGGGCGGCTGCCCTCCCAGGACGGTGGTCAGCTCGTCACGCACGCGCCGTTGCACGTCGGGGTTGAGCGCCAGCTCATACGCCGTCCAGGTGAGCGCCACCGCCGTGGACTCGTGCCCGCCGACATAGAGGGACACCAGCTCGTCGCGCACCTCGGTGTCCGTCAGCGCCACGCCCTGCGTGTCCCGGGCCTCCAGCAGCATCGCCAGGATGTCGTCCTTGCCAGCGGGGGCCTGACGGCGCTCGGCGATGAGGCCGTAGAAGATGGTGTTCACCTGCTCGACGGCCGCCAGGAAGCGCTTGCTGCGCGAGCCACGAATGGGCATGCCCAGGATGGAGGTGAGGATCTCCGCCAGGAGCATCGCCACCGAGTCGTGCGGGCCGTGGATGTCCTGGGTGAAGTAGTCGAGCGCGGCGCGGAGCGTGGCATTGCTCTCGTACATGTTGCTCGAGAAGACGGAGGTGCCCAGCATGCCGACGACCAGCCGGCGCATCTCGGACAGCAACTCCACCGGCTCGCCGGTGCCAACGTGGGAGGCCCAGCGCTCGGCCATCACCTGGACGTCCCCCGCCATGCCCTCCACCATCCGGGCCAACCGGGGACGGTGGAAGACGGGCTGCACCAGGCGCCGCTGACGCAGCCAGGAGTCACCATGCGGGGCGGCGAAGAGTCCCTTGCCCAGCAGGGGATTGGGCCGGGTGCCCGCCAGGGAGATGTAGTTGGTGGCGTTGTCCGCCAGCACGTGCTGCGCATGGTCCGGATGCGTCAGCAGCCAGGCGGGAGCCCGGGGGTTGGGGAAGTAGACGATGTCGCCGTGCCGCTGCTTCTCCCGGATGAGCCGCCCCAGGGGATTCGTCAACTGCTCGATGCCGAGCCATTCACGCTTGGGCCCGGGGGGATGGGCGGAGTTTCCTGGAGAGGTCATGTCGTGTTCCTACCATTTCCAGG
This is a stretch of genomic DNA from Archangium violaceum. It encodes these proteins:
- a CDS encoding cytochrome P450, with the protein product MTSPGNSAHPPGPKREWLGIEQLTNPLGRLIREKQRHGDIVYFPNPRAPAWLLTHPDHAQHVLADNATNYISLAGTRPNPLLGKGLFAAPHGDSWLRQRRLVQPVFHRPRLARMVEGMAGDVQVMAERWASHVGTGEPVELLSEMRRLVVGMLGTSVFSSNMYESNATLRAALDYFTQDIHGPHDSVAMLLAEILTSILGMPIRGSRSKRFLAAVEQVNTIFYGLIAERRQAPAGKDDILAMLLEARDTQGVALTDTEVRDELVSLYVGGHESTAVALTWTAYELALNPDVQRRVRDELTTVLGGQPPTFESLQNLPYTRAVVDETLRVHPPAWQLVRRAEREDQLAGWTVQPRTLMVVSPYLLHRHPDFWKEPERFLPERFLPGQKEGRHRYAYLPFGAGQRQCVGNGYTLTLLTVALATLLPRYELRLAPDYRLVPMSGSTHRPRNGVLATLTRAG